From Daucus carota subsp. sativus chromosome 6, DH1 v3.0, whole genome shotgun sequence, the proteins below share one genomic window:
- the LOC108225285 gene encoding ubiquitin-like protein ATG12, which yields MASESQANAARKVVVHLRATGDAPILKQSKFKIGGTDKFAKVIDFLRRQLHRETLFVYINSAFSPNPDELVNDLYNNFGFDGKLVVNYASSMAWG from the exons ATGGCTTCAGAATCTCAAGCTAATGCTGCTCGTAAAG TGGTAGTTCACCTAAGAGCCACTGGTGACGCTCCGATCCTCAAGCAATCCAAGTTCAAA ATTGGTGGGACAGACAAGTTTGCCAAAGTTATTGATTTTCTTCGCCGCCAACTTCACAGGGAGACATTG TTTGTGTATATTAATAGTGCCTTCTCTCCTAACCCGGATGAACTGGTGAATGATCTATATAAT AATTTTGGTTTTGATGGCAAACTGGTAGTTAATTATGCTTCTTCAATGGCATGGGGCTAA